A region from the Triticum urartu cultivar G1812 chromosome 1, Tu2.1, whole genome shotgun sequence genome encodes:
- the LOC125533774 gene encoding myb family transcription factor MOF1-like, translating into MTMAAGRDQRVEGVRQYNRSKVPRLRWTPDLHRCFVHAIHTLGGQYRATPKRVLQLMGVAGLTISHVKSHLQMYRNMRGNDLDMMQGIQQMDQEHTFAGGSMEVWTDMQQVHHHGEYRDGPYCRCHSPKHTKGSLLHHPQLKRPSEMETAHEAGASPQENLARGQGICERDVTSGAYGLAAAGQAYYYNSHCMQTTTTTHEQGHHLPPRSRTWQRTPAAGGGGEQSARPGCTPAPRETERDLAAPRRGGGGDLAPYCEERGGELVHGHHGIAPASHRRPREAAAAERADGGLSLSLALELDSGRLGGRSVGQCRADVSEQGSFLTSSSASLSGSCSGRCRGGVSLDLSLSLYN; encoded by the exons ATGACAATGGCGGCCGGGAGAGATCAGAGGGTGGAAGGGGTGAGGCAGTACAACAGGTCCAAGGTGCCCCGCCTGAGATGGACGCCCGATCTCCACCGCTGCTTCGTCCACGCCATACACACTCTTGGAGGCCAGTACA GGGCTACACCTAAGAGGGTTTTGCAGCTGATGGGGGTGGCAGGGCTCACCATATCTCATGTCAAGAGCCATCTACAG ATGTACAGGAACATGAGGGGTAATGATCTTGACATGATGCAAG GCATTCAGCAAATGGATCAGGAGCACACATTCGCAGGAGGAAGCATGGAAGTTTGGACAGATATgcagcaagttcatcatcatgGTGAGTACCGCGATGGACCCTATTGCCGGTGCCACTCTCCAAAGCATACAAAGGGGTCACTGCTCCACCACCCCCAACTGAAAAG GCCATCCGAGATGGAGACCGCACACGAGGCAGGAGCGAGCCCCCAGGAAAACTTGGCCAGGGGCCAAGGAATATGCGAGAGGGACGTGACATCGGGCGCGTACGGCCTCGCCGCTGCAGGCCAAGCATACTACTACAACTCCCACTGCATgcagacgacgacgacgacgcacGAGCAGGGCCACCACCTGCCGCCGCGCTCCCGGACATGGCAGCGCACACCTGCAGCAGGCGGTGGTGGCGAACAATCCGCTCGCCCCGGCTGCACGCCCGCGCCGCGGGAGACGGAGCGGGACCTCGCCGCGCCgaggcgtggtggtggtggtgaccTCGCGCCCTACTGCGAG GAGCGGGGCGGCGAGCTAGTCCACGGTCACCACGGTATCGCGCCGGCGAGCCACAGAAGgccgagggaggcggcggcggcggagcgggccgACGGCGGGCTGTCTCTGTCGTTGGCGCTGGAGCTGGACTCGGGGCGCCTCGGCGGGCGCAGCGTGGGGCAGTGCCGCGCCGACGTCAGCGAGCAGGGCAGCTTCCTGACGTCGTCGTCGGCGAGTCTCAGCGGCTCCTGCTCGGGGCGGTGCCGCGGCGGAGTTAGCCTGGACCTGTCCCTTTCGCTGTACAACTGA